The Oncorhynchus nerka isolate Pitt River linkage group LG12, Oner_Uvic_2.0, whole genome shotgun sequence genome includes a region encoding these proteins:
- the LOC115120826 gene encoding mannose-binding protein C-like, with protein sequence MAMPWLILSILLTSQLTVFLPSEAQKQTPPPHTSSPSCPAYPGVPGIPGHNGLPGRDGRDGHDGVTGPKGEKGHPGGIGVQGPPGDVGPAGPKGEIGEPGDAGGNSVISHLLAEIQQLKARQANLEKAASFRVFQKAGDKYLVSNGVLGSFDEGLKFCNNVGATLVMPRNDVENQALSKFIVGASYGFLGATDRKTEGVWVDLNDEPLTYLDWHSGEPNSGGNGIEDCIATTTSGPWVDISCDANSVIICEI encoded by the exons ATGGCGATGCCCTGGTTGATTCTCAGCATTCTGCTGACCTCACAATTGACTGTGTTCCTGCCAAGTGAAGCCCAAAAGCAAACTCCTCCCCCTCACACTTCCAGCCCGAGCTGCCCAGCTTATCCCGGTGTCCCTGGCATACCTGGTCATAACGGTCTGcctgggagagatgggagggacgGGCATGACGGAGTCACAGGACCCAAGGGAGAGAAAGGACACCCTG GAGGAATAGGGGTACAGggaccccctggtgatgtggggcCAGCTGGACCTAAAGGGGAGATAGGGGAGCCAGGAG ATGCAGGAGGCAACAGTGTGATCAGCCATTTACTCGCTGAGATCCAACAGCTCAAAGCCAGACAGGCTAATCTTGAGAAAG CTGCAAGCTTCAGGGTCTTCCAGAAGGCAGGGGACAAATATTTAGTGTCCAATGGAGTGCTGGGGAGTTTCGATGAAGGTTTGAAGTTCTGCAACAACGTTGGTGCGACGCTGGTCATGCCAAGGAATGATGTGGAGAACCAAGCTCTTTCCAAATTCATTGTTGGTGCTTCGTATGGATTCCTGGGAGCAACAGACAGGAAAACAGAGGGTGTTTGGGTAGATTTGAATGACGAGCCACTGACGTATCTGGACTGGCACAGTGGGGAACCAAACAGTGGAGGTAATGGTATAGAAGACTGTATTGCAACAACAACCTCTGGACCTTGGGTTGATATTTCCTGTGATGCAAACAGTGTTATAATATGTGAAATTTAA